In Flagellatimonas centrodinii, a single window of DNA contains:
- the dapA gene encoding 4-hydroxy-tetrahydrodipicolinate synthase, whose amino-acid sequence MIQGSIVALVTPMAADGAVDWRALDALVDWHIDEGTDALVAVGTTGESATLEVDEHIEVIRRVVQRAAGRVPVIAGTGANSTAEAIELTRLGQQAGADAALLVTPYYNKPPQEGLYRHYLAIAEAVPLPIILYNVPGRTGVDLLPETVQRLAPVDNIVGLKEARGDLDRVRALLALGLPADFALYSGDDATARESILLGFHGDISVTANVAPRLMHAMCAAARAGDVAAAEAADAKLALLHQDLFLEPNPIPVKWALHHMGRVPPGLRLPMVPMSANLQPRIIAALRAAEVIA is encoded by the coding sequence ATGATTCAAGGCAGCATTGTCGCGCTTGTGACCCCGATGGCCGCCGATGGCGCGGTGGACTGGCGCGCGCTCGACGCGCTGGTCGACTGGCACATCGACGAAGGCACCGACGCTCTGGTGGCGGTCGGCACCACCGGTGAGTCCGCCACCCTGGAGGTGGACGAGCACATCGAGGTGATCCGCCGGGTGGTGCAGCGGGCCGCCGGGCGGGTGCCGGTGATCGCCGGCACCGGTGCCAACAGCACCGCCGAAGCCATCGAGTTGACCCGCCTTGGCCAGCAGGCCGGCGCGGATGCGGCGTTGCTGGTGACCCCGTACTACAACAAACCGCCGCAGGAAGGCCTGTACCGCCACTACCTCGCCATCGCCGAAGCGGTGCCGCTGCCGATCATTCTGTACAACGTGCCGGGACGCACGGGCGTGGATTTGCTGCCGGAAACCGTGCAGCGGCTGGCGCCGGTCGACAATATCGTCGGCCTCAAGGAAGCCCGCGGCGATCTCGATCGCGTCAGGGCGCTGCTGGCGCTGGGCTTGCCCGCCGACTTCGCCTTGTACTCGGGTGATGACGCGACCGCCCGCGAGTCGATCCTGCTCGGGTTCCATGGCGACATCTCGGTGACCGCCAATGTCGCGCCGCGGCTGATGCACGCCATGTGTGCCGCCGCCCGTGCCGGCGACGTCGCCGCCGCCGAAGCCGCCGACGCCAAACTCGCCCTGCTGCATCAGGACCTGTTCCTCGAACCCAATCCCATTCCCGTCAAGTGGGCGCTGCACCACATGGGCCGCGTTCCCCCGGGCCTGCGCCTGCCCATGGTGCCGATGAGCGCCAACCTTCAACCCCGCATCATCGCCGCCCTCCGTGCGGCCGAGGTCATTGCATGA
- a CDS encoding glycine cleavage system protein R, whose translation MNTAENLLSISILGRARADIPLELFKAIRERGGEVEDCRIAPIGDLVTANMVVSGNWSTLGRLETALPGVAERMDLQVRFERCGAREPSPDFRPYAVDVIAPQQPDLLVHLLEFFRSQGVQVPEISSQKYASTHTGASMCSVQMVSHVPVNQHPQALREAFMDLCDDLNADGMMDPIKT comes from the coding sequence ATGAACACCGCTGAAAACCTCCTGTCCATCTCCATCCTGGGGCGCGCCCGTGCGGACATCCCATTGGAGCTGTTCAAGGCCATCCGCGAGCGCGGGGGCGAAGTGGAGGACTGCCGGATCGCGCCGATTGGCGACCTGGTGACCGCCAACATGGTGGTATCGGGCAATTGGAGCACCCTCGGCCGACTCGAGACCGCCCTGCCCGGGGTCGCCGAGCGGATGGACCTGCAGGTGCGCTTCGAGCGCTGCGGTGCCCGCGAACCGAGCCCCGACTTCCGACCCTACGCGGTCGACGTGATCGCGCCGCAGCAGCCGGACCTGCTGGTGCACCTGCTCGAATTCTTCCGTTCCCAGGGCGTGCAGGTGCCGGAGATTTCATCGCAGAAGTACGCCTCCACCCACACCGGCGCCAGCATGTGCAGCGTGCAGATGGTGTCGCACGTGCCGGTGAACCAGCACCCCCAGGCACTTCGTGAAGCTTTTATGGATCTCTGCGACGATCTCAACGCGGATGGCATGATGGACCCCATCAAGACCTGA